Below is a window of Fulvitalea axinellae DNA.
AGGAACTTTTGTAGGAGTGTTGGTGGCTACCGATGAAGATGCGGGAGACATCGATTTCAAATATACGTTGGCGGATTCCGAGGATTTTGTCTTGATGAACAAAAACCAGATTCTGAGCAAGCGGAAGTTCAATGCGACAGATTTGGGAGATAAGACGATAACGGTCAACGTAAAAGACCCGCATGGAGCCAAACGGGATTTCAACCTTACACTCAAAGTGATTGAGAAACCGGCTCCGGAAGGAAGCAGAGTAGAGCTTGACAATTCGCTGATCAAGGAAAATAAAACCGGAAAAGTGGGAACCCTAAACGTAAACCGTGACGGTGTATTTTCTTACAAATTGGTAGGCGGAGAAGGCTCTCAACATAATGACAGGTTTGAGATACAGGGAGATGAATTGCGCTTGACGAAAGCCTCTGACTATGAGTCGGAACAGGTGTTAAGCGTGCGAATCAAGGCCACTGGACCCGAGACCCTTGAGCAATCGCTGAGCGTGTCGCTGACAAACGTAAACGAAGCACCCGAAACCTTGGGGCTCGATAATTTCCAGATCAAAACAACCGATAAGGCCGAAACCGTTTTGGCCAAGCTAATCCTGAAAGACCCCGACGGTGACAGCGGAACGTTCAAACTCGAAGACAAACACGACGCTTCCTACTTCCGTGTGGAGGGCGACCGTCTGTTATTGGCAAAGAAAGCGGATAAACAGACTTTCGTGATCAGTTTGGTAGGCTCTGATGGTGAATTTTCGGTAAAAAAAGAATTCGTGTTAGTATCCGATTTCTCAACAGGAGGAACCGAAAAACTTGAGGCGAGAATATTCACCTGGTCGGATTTCAGCCTTTCGGCGGGTCAGTCTTTAAGCTTGGGAGCCGAAACGAATTCCGATGGTGCTATAACATACCAACTCCTGACGGGAGCCGAATTCGCCACTTTGGAAGGCAATACGCTAAAAGCGGTAAAAGAAGGGACAATCACACTAAAAGCCACCGTGTCGGCGACAGAAAAATATAGCGGAACCTCATCTACCATAACCGTTAAGATTTTGGCGGAAGGAGCCAAACAAACCGCCGTAATCGCCGACTGGGAAGATTTCTCGCTCTTGGTAGGTGATCACTTTACTCTGGGAGCCTACTCGGATTCAGACGCCAGAATAACGTATGAACTTGTTTCCGGAGCCGAATACGTTTCGTTATCAGCGAATAAAATTGAAGCCCTGAAAGCGGGAACGGCCACAATAAAAGCGTTTGTCGCCGAATCGGAATCATTTCTTTCGGCAGAAAAAACAATTACTGTGACAGTCAGGGCCAAGCCTGAGTTACTACCCGCCGTGATTAGTAATTTTGAGAACAATTCCTTCCCGCTTTCTCAAGGAACATTCACTTTGGGGGCTTATTCAAATTCAGACGCAAAAGTGATGTATGAGATTATCGCTGGAAACGAGTTTGTGTCGATAAACGGCTCTCTGGTGACCATAAAGCAAGCGGGAACGGTGAAAATACGGGCCTATGTGGAGGCTACGGACCGTTATATGGCTGAGGAAAAAGCCGGCAGTTTCCGGATTGTCGCTGATGGGGAACGCGTGCCTATCACGATAACAGGACTGGAAGATTTAAACATAAACGAAGACGATACGGCTTTTGCGCTCCAAGGCCGTTCGGAGTCTCCGGCCAAGGTGGAATACGAATTGCTCCAAGGCTCCGAAGTGGTGGAGCTTGACGGTCCTGTTCTCACTCCCAAGAAGGCGGGATTGGCTACGGTTAAGGCTTATGTCAAGGCCTCTGGCTTGTACGATGCGGCAGAGACTACTTTTGTCGTTAGGGTGAATTCGGTGATGGATGTCAATTTTGGTGAGAACGATTTGGTCCTTTATCCTAATCCTGTGGAGGAGACTTTACGTATAAGAGTGGGGAGTATTCGTGGAGAAACGGTGGTAAGGATTTTCAACCTGTTAGGCACGGAAGTTTATAATGTCTCTCACAAAATTTCAGATTCCGAGTTGGTGATGGATCTTTCGGATTTGCCGTCGGGAACATACACTGTAGTGCTTGCGGGGCAGACACCGGAAGTCGTGGGTCGATTCAACAAACGTTAATCCGATTTGAAACAACAATAAATACCTGCGGAAAAAGTCTGTAGGACACTCCGTTCATACCGTCGAGTGGATATCTATGGTATGACAAAGCCCCGCCGTTTTATGGCGGGGCTACTTTTTGGATCCGAAATTCAAGGTTTTGCGAACCCGATTTTGTTATTGAACCGAAGTATGTCCGGGCTCTTTTGAGAATATCTTTCTAAGCCTTTTCGCATCCTTGAATTTCGGACTGCGGTCATAGTTGTAAAGGCCATTTTGTTCTTGCTCCACATCGGTCAGTTGCGTGTAGCAATATCCCCAAATGTGTTTCATGCCTAATACCACGTCGGTAAGGCCTTCCATACTTCCAAGAGTTGTGGGCGCTGTCTCTCCTTCGGTCTGCCGGCACCCATTTTATCCCTATGTAATGCCCAGAACGGGGAAATCGACATGTTTTGAAGCGTGGATATCGCCTGGAGTACGAGTGGTTTTTGGGCTTTGTTTTTTGGATTTCGTGTTTTTCGGTAACCGTATTTCTGGAAAAACTAATTCTTATCGCTCCTGTTTTTTTTCGATAACAATGCCGAGCTGGAAACTAACCCAATCCCTTTGGTACGTAAAGCGTTAAGGGTTTCGGTTAAGGCTTTAGCCGGTTTGGTGGCAACCAAATCATCGAGCAGAGAGACTTCATAGAGGCGGTTTAGGCCTGCGAGGGCCGTGGCCCGGACACAATAGCGGGCGTCTGCGCCAAGGATAAAAAGCTTGCCGATATTCGCTTGGTCCAAGGCGTTTTCCAGAACGGGATTGCTGAAGGCATCGCATTTATTTTTATTGATGCGCAGTCCTTGGTCTATGACCAGAAGGCGGTCGTCCAAAGCTATGCCGTCTGAGTCTGGACGCATGGCGCCGTTGGTCAGCATACGAAGTAGAATATCGTCTCGGTACTCGTTTTGGATATATATGACAAGCCATCCGTTTCGGTTGGCCTGTTTGATGATGGTGTTGGTTTTGCGTATAAATTCGTCGGCGTTGGGTAATCCGAGGAAGGCTTTTCCGTCTTCATTGAACAAATCCCGTTGCACGTCCATGACCAAAAGAGCGGTGTTCTTACGCTTTTCGGTCTGAATGGGGTGGCCGGTGGAAATTCTTTCCTGTCCGGTTTTTAATGCGTATACCC
It encodes the following:
- a CDS encoding T9SS type A sorting domain-containing protein, which codes for MKKFFYLLLLCLSVSVQVFGQVKQPRTQGHDYPLYYRIKADWFEHLKSELSGENWKYKDFDELLQREQYPKLVREKDAHGPHYQGQAPSEQKIYKDRFGKDMPRNERRSQTLKIVDLRGNNLVGEISDDPIWTFANDRFGTTMELGRFNFSTEFRFSHNRIRKFNAKAHWGGSSGNFSQSLLLDHNELVEFNPPKTPHGGLYVNGFRRLKLNNNRLEQVPDSWKDYRGLEYIASSVDTFRVDNNYFNFRALRKLKGLVNGKCPNSGDYPRSENFRFIYDPQKPLGEETEQTVSAGEAVTLNFSLPDGSNRYKWELNGKEVPLSGGKEYSFTVDSEQAGLYRCLVTNPHLPELTIKSRDRLVFLKKDGNRAPTDFALSNTNMPSNTFRWAVIGDFSGEDPDGDQLYYRLVGDLDGQCSSFRITDGKTLVASEELFNHYFIQEYRIQVEAYDIYGGRFQKEIVITRGQSGSVKPPANFFLKSTYIEENKVGRIDSIKLTGVAEGAYTLRLPDYKDNSFFEIKDSGLYTKVGLNHEEQEFYFVRLEAVSSDGLLRLSRDYKITATDVNDPAKELIITKTTIEVGKPKGTFVGVLVATDEDAGDIDFKYTLADSEDFVLMNKNQILSKRKFNATDLGDKTITVNVKDPHGAKRDFNLTLKVIEKPAPEGSRVELDNSLIKENKTGKVGTLNVNRDGVFSYKLVGGEGSQHNDRFEIQGDELRLTKASDYESEQVLSVRIKATGPETLEQSLSVSLTNVNEAPETLGLDNFQIKTTDKAETVLAKLILKDPDGDSGTFKLEDKHDASYFRVEGDRLLLAKKADKQTFVISLVGSDGEFSVKKEFVLVSDFSTGGTEKLEARIFTWSDFSLSAGQSLSLGAETNSDGAITYQLLTGAEFATLEGNTLKAVKEGTITLKATVSATEKYSGTSSTITVKILAEGAKQTAVIADWEDFSLLVGDHFTLGAYSDSDARITYELVSGAEYVSLSANKIEALKAGTATIKAFVAESESFLSAEKTITVTVRAKPELLPAVISNFENNSFPLSQGTFTLGAYSNSDAKVMYEIIAGNEFVSINGSLVTIKQAGTVKIRAYVEATDRYMAEEKAGSFRIVADGERVPITITGLEDLNINEDDTAFALQGRSESPAKVEYELLQGSEVVELDGPVLTPKKAGLATVKAYVKASGLYDAAETTFVVRVNSVMDVNFGENDLVLYPNPVEETLRIRVGSIRGETVVRIFNLLGTEVYNVSHKISDSELVMDLSDLPSGTYTVVLAGQTPEVVGRFNKR
- a CDS encoding isochorismatase family cysteine hydrolase, with the translated sequence MLYLTLSLIPVMYLIIRVYALKTGQERISTGHPIQTEKRKNTALLVMDVQRDLFNEDGKAFLGLPNADEFIRKTNTIIKQANRNGWLVIYIQNEYRDDILLRMLTNGAMRPDSDGIALDDRLLVIDQGLRINKNKCDAFSNPVLENALDQANIGKLFILGADARYCVRATALAGLNRLYEVSLLDDLVATKPAKALTETLNALRTKGIGLVSSSALLSKKNRSDKN